The Salvia miltiorrhiza cultivar Shanhuang (shh) chromosome 2, IMPLAD_Smil_shh, whole genome shotgun sequence DNA window ttattcatttataatatattttatgcaattttatgttttttaggcTAAAACGTATTCAATTGTTTTGACAAAATATAcattacttaaaatataatatattatgggcaattttatttttggcaaaacaacttcaattgtttatacaatataaatattccttcatttatataatatttaattttataattttcatcatTTATATTGCCCACATACGTATtccttcatttataatatatttaatattatatatgtctTCATTTAATTGGCCAACAtatatattctttcatttttaataaaatttccttcattacatatatatcttatacaattcaatttatttcatttttttttcaaattcactaaataattcaactttatttcattgaatacacttatttcgacttcattaaTCACACAATAgtgatttatttagttattgtgATATCTattacaatactttattataatataatcaaataaagtatatgttacatACTTTTCCGATCAAAATCCCATCGTATGattaattgttttattttttatttttatcaacttcactaatttatttgaattaataaattcaaattgatgaacgttgagtataattatttcttataattatatcgcgtttaatactaaaatataatacattgtcttcatatatatgtcatatAGTTATTGACTTCACtaatttcattcaatcaattagttcaacattatttcatttagtataattatttcgacatcattatttacactatagtagttcattatcttattatcaaatcgacATCAATACTATATTACAATGCATTATCTCCAATGATATGTTATATACTTTTCCGACCAATATCCCAAAGTattcacaatttctttttttcaagttcattaatttatttcaattaattaagtaaacttTATTCGTATTATtccaattattataatatatttaatctaagtatatattatttaaattttcaatcgatgccccatagtatgattcattttaatttatttctaacGCATAACTAATGCGTTTGTCACTACCggacaaggtggcaaagtattactcacatattattgaggtctcaGGTTAAAATCCCGCAAACacacctttttctttttatttcggttttttttaaaaaaaaatcttcttccaaatgttctttttttattatattttgttttttaaaaaaataatcttccagatgttcttttaaaaaaaaatcaaaaacaatatataaatgaaaacaaatataggattattttgaagggagtctttaaaattagtaataataaaaataattaacataaatttcgcaacttttgcttttatttcggttttttttttaaaaaaaaaaacttcttccaattttatttttttgttattgtatttcgtttttttttaaaaaaatcatcttcaatatgttattttttttaaaatattcgaataaaatatataaatgaaaacaaatctagaattattttgaaaggaatctctaaattagtaaaaataaaaaaaaataacataacattcgcaaaataaattatatgtggaaataaatctaggattattttaggagaatatctaaattactggaatcaaatataggattaatctttggagaatgaaaatctaggattattttagtataatctctaaatatgtggaaacaaattaataaaacataattttggaaaaaaaaaaaaacaatttactcttaacacaactaaaatattaatttcaaaaaaaaattcaaaaaaaaaatgtaatttcgaaaaataaatattaataataataaaaatatctggaaacaaatctatgattatttttaagagaatccctaaatatttggaaacaaattaataaaacataattttagggaaaaaataataatttactcttaaaacaactaaaatattaatttcggaaaaaaataaatttcaaaaaaaaaatcgaaaaataaataataataataataataataataataataataataataatatctggaaacaaattaataaaacataattttggaaaaaaaaaaatttactcttaaaacaactaaaatattaatttcggaaaaaaataaaattcgaaaaaaatatttaatttcgaaaaataaataaataataataataaatctggaaacaaattaataaaacataattttggaaaaaaataaaaatttactcttaaaacaactaaaatattaatttcgaaaaaaatataaattttaaaagtagttgagaaatttaaggaaataatattttaaaagaaaaataataaaacgacaaaaaaaataaaaaaaaaacaatttaaaaataaaatatattttttgaaaaaaacaatggcaaaaaaaaaacgaaatttaggtaaaataaaaatgtaaataaaatatatttaggaaaatattaaaagtagttgagaagtttaaggaaagaatattttaaaagaaaataaaaaaacgataaaaaaataaaaaaaacaatttaaaaattaaaaatatttttcgaaaaaaatggcaaaaaaaacgaaatttacagaaaataaaaatgtaaataaaatatatttaggaaaagattaaaagtagttgagaaatttaaggaaaggatattttagtaaaaccatAAATTAGCAAAAAACCGGCTCAATcaaaaaaccttaaaaaaaccgatttttcatgcagtgtccggacactgcaGTGTCCGAAAATCACTACTCTTAATTATATTCCATATTGCGTAACTGTTACAATAAAGGGCGAAAAACCCTATTTATAAGGATATTAACTGTTGATTGTGCTCATAGTCCGCGTCAGAAATATCAAATATGTCTCTCGATTCCTTGAAGCTTGCAGATGAACTTCAGCgcataaatatcttatttaacGAGCTCACATTTCGGCTTTTCAATCTCCGCTTCTTGTGCAACAATAAGAAGTTCCATAACTTCTTGCTTCTCTTCAATGGAGCCCGAAATCTCAACTGAAACTCTCTTCTTCCATTCCTTAAGTCTCACATCAGTTTCATTtgttattttctaaaaattaaaataaaataaaacgtATGTAAAAACTAatcaaatataatttcaaaaattagcaCCTGAAATATACAATAATTTACTTTGTTGCAGAAATATTCGGTAACATGCAACCGTCAGAATTCTAATGCCTTGACATACCACTTTTCAAAAGTGTAATGATAGCTTGATGGACTCCCtacgtccactaattcaagaccttctttcttttttgggacgtccaccaactcaaggcctatccatttttagtaagtttttatttatatttaattggtgggtcccaaaacaatacactttttctccactcaactaataaacaatatattaactAGAACgatctcccgtgcgatgcacggcgagtatcgaaattaaacgacatcaattactcaataaaattttggatttaaaaacgtaaattttcaactttgtataaagtgtaatgacaattatagttattaaataattaataatcatttgataatgaaaattagcattatattttattataattataaagtatgatgcatcataataaataaataattcacaaatataaaaaaaattaaaattatattttttaatatatatactaatttcatctacaaagttaaattaacattaatacaaaaaaaatattttaaaaaaagagttataaaatgaaccaatatatACTCCTTCacctctattacatttaaactattataattaaaaaaatatatgtaaacacaaacacatgatatttacttatttttatctaaaaatacaaaaaaaaaattaattaatataatagaaaaaagtaaacatgtcattaaagagaaaattaaCACTCATTAAAGTAGAGAGGAAAGaacaaaatactaatattttaaaactttaaattatcataacttattctaaattagtttttttatcaaaagatgaaagataaaagataaattttatagtaaagagagagagagagagagagagagagaaaataatataataacaacaattattaaattacaataaaacaatttcgatataatattaataacaacaataataatagtgcaaaaaaaggaagagataaaaatataaaagcatagagaaaaagaaataggagagagagaaataattaccataatttttttaattacaataacttatttgtttcaaattcatattttatgatttttataccaaattaaagatcttgtcattatctttaatttaagatacatatagaATATCTTTctatatatcaattttattttttttttaagaaaatcacTAAAGTATGAAAAAGAgagtagaagagagagaaattgtatgaaaaaaatagtgaaaaaaacgtgtgatagagagaggagagagaaaatgtgaaaaaatgcatagtgaaaggaaagagaaaaattggCGGGAACAAAAactggtgtttcatatatatatagattgtgggtccttttctccactcaactaataaaaatacactttttcttaaaacccatgtTTTACTACTTAGGTcctgaattagtggacggagggagtacttgttAGCGCAttccataaaaaaaaagaaagataaatgGTACAAAGACACATGTTGCGCATCTAATAATGAGAGTGCTGGACATAAGAGTGCGGCATAGAACTTACCTAAACAATAATGCTACGTCcaccttttttattttgattctaaTCTAAGAGATTCTTTAAGTGCTTGTTTGATTAAAGTAGAGGaataaaaagagaataaaatcaaataaagaagtgAAGTGGTaactgtaaacacaaattttattgtattcaatttaatgaaatacaaaaatgtgtacaaatccaaaatatatggattgagATGAATTTGTTGCGGGTTGCGAATCTCCACTTGATCATCTGATTATCCTCTTCAAATGTTACttgaaatctttggagggaagtacgtcttcttgatctccttggatttgacttgatgacttgaacttgaatttgaatttgatatgtttcttgaaatctttggagggaagttcgccttcttgatctccttggatttgatttgatgacttgaacttgaatttgtatttgatgacgtcaatccagagggcttccaccttatttctgaattAAACGTTgactttgatgaatttgatgaagaacgtGTTGACTTCCTTGTAGAACGCCTTGAACCTTGAGCTTTGGGCTTTATAATGTTGATGCAGAGGGCCTACGCATTATTTCTGGATCGAGCGTTGGATTTGACTTGAGCTTTTGGGTTGCTTCCACGAAGAATgtcttgattgttggagatgacttcgttgTAGTGAATTACTCCTAaatgatttgtgtgtgtttagAACTGATATGAGGAGTGAGGacccctatttatagttgtaggaagAGTCAAGCTTTGGGCCAGAGCCCACATGATTATGGGCTTAGGGCTGACGTGGCACAATCATATTGGCTCTTGAAGattgatatatatcaatattagatttgacttgctgccaaagaaattgatctctatctttgaaatatggtaagatctttattaataatatatcatatttaatcttggatttcataagattccaaaataaataaagatataaaattaataaaatatttttatttttgttaaatttgtgtgCCTAcagtaacaataattatttttttattgagtatttgatttaataataaaaataaatcactaataaaaaaaaatcatttttttgtcTTCCTTCTATTTTAAAAGACACCAaattaaatgattaaattaccatcaaataaaaataataattaattcattatcCAAATCAAACAACAATCAACTTCCTAAAACACCCCATCCAACATGTGCTAAGGCTACCCggtataagtttaattaatttaaagagaAAGTCATCAAATATTCATGACCCGGTATGTCAGCCAACTCCAATGTCATGGTGTAGCTTTTTATCCCCCCTCTTGCCATGTGTCAAAGTCTAATTGatgtattaaattttatttaaataaaattgtattataatttttctttgtaaaaaaaatattaaaactatattaaattttttattatttccagCTCTATAAATAGAACCTAATTTCTGTATATTTTcacaaacaaatcaaatttcTCTATTTCTTCCCAATTTatcattttgtttaattttttcttcaagtattgtactttgatttatttaatttcagttaTATGTTTAATTATTGTAATCTTCATTTGTGATTAAGTTaagtataaattataatatatgacaatgtttaattataatatgattacaattttttttaaatatttattttattttgttaaatataataaataaatatttaattttaattttaactttattttagatattaaataattaaaaataaagtgaaaagaaaaaatatgtatgTTGGGTTGGTGTCATCATTGGGAGTAAAAATTGTATATTAGGTTGTGGGTTGTGTTGTGTTGGTGGATGAGAgataaatgaatattttattaaaaagttgagTAATGTTGAATTGGATAAgtgagcttttttttttttttttttttttcgtattatgcgcataaataaaataaatttaattggtATAATGTGGTTGGGTGGCGACTGGCGAGTCTCAGTCATCAGCGACGCGTTACTACCAAGTATAGCAGCTAGCAGCTACTCCTCTCTCCGCCCGCCGCcatcgccgtcgccgccgcaAATGCCACCCACGTCTATTCTCCTTCCCCCTCTCTTTAATCCTTAGGATCTACCGCTTCAGCTGCTGATTAGATTGATTTCCATCAGTTTTCCCCAATTTTCCGCTCATAGTTTGTGAGATCATACAGATCCGAATTCGGGTGCCATGGATCTGGCGGCGGAAGAACTTCAATTCTTGAGCATCACCGACATCCTCAAAGAATCAATCGCTATCCCCAAACAGTCGCCTAAAATCGTGGACAATCGTGAGTCGTAGGAGAGATTTGCGGGGCATCTTCGGCGGAGTGGATTTAGCGTTGTCCGGCAGAGAGGCGGCgggaggcggcggcgatctGAGTTTCGGGCGGAGATTCATTTGCGGCGGATGGCGCAACCATTACTGTTGCGTCGCGATCGGAATTCAAACAGTAGAGGAATCGCCGATCTGGATTATTGATTTTCCAGATGCCGGAGGTCTCAGATTCTGTCCCGTTCCAGAATTTTACAAGCCGCGCTACAAATATGGGATTCGAACCAAAGAGAGTTTTGATTTTTCGATATAAATTGGATAACAAAGTTCATAGgagtatatttatttttattaaacaaaaatCTGGATGAGTTTTGATTAAATTGGATACCATGCtcacatttattattttaaaaatattttttataaaaacaaaatttgaatgataaaatttttaaaaagtatatactccctctgtcccacgaatcttgacacgttttcctttttgggccgtcccacgaatcttgacacgtttccttttttggtaataattattaccttctctcacctactttatcacctttattatattatctctcctactttatcacttttattacattatctctcatactttatcaattttatactactactttattaattacacacttaaaacactaatctacaactccttagttctcgtgccgaacccaaacgtgtcaagactcgcgggacggagggagtaccataactttgaatttatcaacctattattagctaataaaaataaaattaaatgataaaaaataattatatatcttagattaatggaataaaccctagttaataatcacaaaattaaattaaaacatataatgttgaaatcgaagaaaaaaataaataaaattaaaaaaaaatacaaaataaaacataaagtaTGATACACTGAAaccattattttttcaaatgagttattataaatttagaaagtatATATAAGTGGCTTAAAATGGGAAATAGATGAATTAGAatgttgaaaatttgaaaaaacgttctcaaacttttttttttttttgacgcgAAAAAACGTCAATGTTTAAGGATTACACAAATTGTACAAATTATACGATTAAAacatttaaaattattcaattcgTCAAAATATGAGTGTAAAAAATAGATACACCGATGTTTAAGTTTGAGAATTAGTGAAtagtaataaatatttttgtaaaactGAATATTGATAGGTTTTTAAGTAATCGTGTAAGAATCTAACCGTGAATTTCTCCTTCGAAAATAAagccttttttttaattaatatttgtcATCCTTTTTTCTCGACGGTAATCTAGGAgattctttaattttttctgCATTATGCgtataaataaaacaaaattagttGGTATAATGTGGTTGAGTCGAGTTATCAGAGACGCGTTACTCCCAAGAATAGCAGCTGGCAGCTACTCCTCTccgcccgccgccgccgccgttgccGCCGCAAATGCCACCCACGTCTATTCTCCTTCCCCCTCTCTTTAATCCTTAGGATCTACCGCTTCAGCTGCTGATTAGATTGATTTCCATCAGTTTTCCCCAATTTTCCGCTCATAGTTTGTGAGATCATACAGATCCGAATTCGGGTGCCATGGATCTGGCGGCGGAAGAACTTCAATTCTTGAGCATCACCGACATCCTCAAAGAATCAATCGCTATCCCCAAACAGTCGCCTAAAACCTTCTACCTCGTTACCCTAACCTTGATTTTCCCCCTCTCATTCGCCATCTTAGCTCACTCTCTCTTCACTCACCCTATTCTCTCTCAGCTTCAGTCCGATCcctccgccgcctcctccgACTGGACGAAGCTACTAATTTTCCAGTTCTTCTACCTTATCTTCCTCTTCGCCTTCTCCCTCCTCTCCACCGCCGCTGTGGTCTTCACCGTCGCTTCTCTCTACACCTCCAAGCCCGTCTCCTTCTCCTCCACCATCTCCGCCATTCCCAGCGTTTTTAAGCGCCTATTCGTCACTTTTCTGTGGGTTTCTCTCACTATGGTAGTGTATAATATTGTCTTCTTGTTGTTTATTGGGCTTCTTCTTGTCGCCGTTGACATGCAGAATGTTTTACTGTTCTTGTTCTCCTTGGTGGTTGTGTTCTTGATGTTCTTGGTCGTCCACGTTTACATTAGCGCATTGTGGCATCTTGCTAGCGTAGTGTCTGTTGTCGAGCCTGTCTATGGTTTTGCTGCAATGAAGAAGAGCTACGAGTTATTGAAGGGGAAGAGTGGCATGGGTTTTATTCTTGTTTTCAGTTACCTTGCTATTTGTGGGGTGATCAGTATGCTCTTTGGGTCGGTTGTGGTTCATGGCGGGGAGGATTACGGGGTGATGACCCGGATTATGGTGGGTGGATTCCTCGTTGGTTTGTTGGTGATCGTGAATCTCATGGGGCTGTTGGTGCAGAGTGTGTTTTACTACGTTTGCAAGAGCTATCATCATCAGGGCATTGATAAGAGTGCGTTATACGATCATCTTGGCGGATATCTTGGGGAGTATGTGCCTCTCAAGAGCAGCATTCAGATGGAAGATTTGGACGCTTGACGCATTAGGGATGCGTTTGGAAATGGTAAATTTCTCTTATTCATTTTACCTGTTGTAATGTAGATGGGGAAAAATGTGTAAAGAAGTACTGTTGAGAACTGTGTGTCTGGACACATCTGCTGTGTTGGAATAAAGAACTGAGGTGGCCCTTGATCTTATTCATTGTTATTAGTTGCCTTGTTTTCAACTCCTTGATCCTTGACGTATTCTGTTTTGTGTATTTAGAGGTCAACTGCTAAGTGATAAAGCTATTAATCCACTATGCAAAATTTGCAACTTAGTATTGGACTATTGGGGTTTAGGCTAGTTATTAGTAATGAAGTTTGATTAGTTGCCTTAACTTTGGGGTTTTGTTACTGTTTTGTCTGACATTCAACAGAATTATTCTTGACATTGTGTTTGTTTGGTTGCAAATCTAGTAATAGCTATATGAGCAACTTGTCAATTATTAAAAGTGGTAGGAGAAAAAGAGGGGAAATAGAACAATATAGATCATATCATTGTTCTGCCTGGTCGGAGGCTTTTTGTGGGACACTACAGCCCGCACATGTTGAGGAAAGATTTTTAAGATGATTTACACATCAATGATGGAATTGAATGTGATTCCTGTAATTATATTTGTGACGTTTAACCTTTTTAGTGGCATAAATTAAAAGTTTCCAGTGTTTATATGTAACTAGTTTGCTTCTTTATTTACTTTGTCATTCAAAAGAGGAATTAAAGAACTCCATTTTGTCAACCCTTGCTGCGTtcttaggtgttaggaaaaaaCTAAGGGGTTATTTTCTTTCATAGCAAAGTCAACTATTCTCATCCATCATGGGTAAGGATAAATCAAATGCAAAGTCTTCTGTGATTAACTTGACAAAATTAGCAATATACAACTGGTTTTGGTTCAACTGAAGACTACTGCCccgtggctgctgctgctgctgatttCCGTATTGAATAACTGTGTGTTTATGTTGTATTGAACAATCTACGTTGTATTCAATCCAAGTTGATATTTGATTTAGTAGATTGGCTTACTGATTGACTTGGTATAGATAGACTAATTGAAATATCCCTCTTCTTTCCCGAAACGATGAGTCCTCTAATGCAAGGGAAGTTGATCATCTGATTGGAAATTGTTTATGTTCTTTAAATGGTGAAGTGAATGCTTTGTAAAAGTTTATCATAGCTAGAACATATTATGTCGTTGGCTGATGCTCCATTACATATTTGTTGAAGGGATTCATTCTCTAAgggaaattataaatttttgaaatgaAATTTGTGGGTCGTTTATAATTTTTGGCTGAGAGTTTTATGTGCATCCTGTGCTTTTGTGAAATTGCTTTTCTTTGGTGGATCTTGGTTGTAATGTATCATGGGATACAATATGAGTTTTGAATGTTGCTTGCATTGTGAAATACAGCTCTGTAAATTTGAATGCAACAAAATTTGTTTAGCCTCCTTCCCAACTATTATGTGTTACTTTTCGGGGGtgtttattttgcatgattgataaaatggatgattgagtatttttatccttaataGTAGGATTACTTCAATCTCACCCTTTTGATGGGATAAAAATTAAGCAAAACTAGCTTGgaggataaaaataatcaaaggccTTGAGATATTCTAAAAttgcaatccatcaaagtaaacaagggattaaccTTATCCACCAAAGTAAACACTCCCTTCATATTTCATTATTGTCCGCTGCTACTTGCAACAAATATCATGTTACAGTTCTAATTGAATGATGGTGGGGACGAGGGCAAAAATGCGAGTTCTAAATGAATATCGTCGTTTGTGTAATAATACTGtaaagtggaaaatgaatttattaCTGTTAAAAAAGAGTGGTCCTcaatccattttttttctttctgaaaATGTCGAAACAAAGTTTTTAGTGTGCATGTTCCTTCAGATAATAATTCAGGCTCTTTCAATTTTATATCGATTCTCAaattttctatgattttagaatcatctagtattatttattttgtatgtaTATGGATTTGTATATTTGAAACTGGATATTGTGCCTAGTATTTtcaatcaaaccagttttttaatgtacgatgggcatattaattttataatgcTTGACGTCTTTTGTCCAAAAATGGTACTCCAGTGTACTATTAAAATAGTTCTATAAAAGAGAAACAACAATGATATCAGACTggtttcaataataataataataaaaaaacaatgaTATCAGACTTTctctaaataaaaaagaatgatATCAGACCACCCATTTAGTACGTGACCTAGTAGCCGGGTGATAA harbors:
- the LOC131013044 gene encoding uncharacterized protein LOC131013044, which translates into the protein MDLAAEELQFLSITDILKESIAIPKQSPKTFYLVTLTLIFPLSFAILAHSLFTHPILSQLQSDPSAASSDWTKLLIFQFFYLIFLFAFSLLSTAAVVFTVASLYTSKPVSFSSTISAIPSVFKRLFVTFLWVSLTMVVYNIVFLLFIGLLLVAVDMQNVLLFLFSLVVVFLMFLVVHVYISALWHLASVVSVVEPVYGFAAMKKSYELLKGKSGMGFILVFSYLAICGVISMLFGSVVVHGGEDYGVMTRIMVGGFLVGLLVIVNLMGLLVQSVFYYVCKSYHHQGIDKSALYDHLGGYLGEYVPLKSSIQMEDLDA